The Hymenobacter chitinivorans DSM 11115 genome contains a region encoding:
- a CDS encoding RICIN domain-containing protein: protein MTGLWAGATTLAPGATTLGYAPGTSSLLLVSLPVQGAGTGLTGSYFANGSLAGMPLQQRLDPSINFNWGKGAPGPDLSDDNFSIRWEGLLAAPSTGSYRFIGKTVDEVRVWVNGKKIIDTFNGSKIGATGSSGVGLAAGEKTTIKIEFAAGEGDAQFQMLWAPPGQAPQVIPTTYLYPQGSSNLPDPAGTAVAAAPAAPKPAPAPAKVVAKAKVEPKPREAKPAAPAPVEQPKAEVAKAAPAPKPDPAIAAAKVAAAKAAADKAKADKAAAKAAKETPPAAPALEPGIYVLTSRTSGKALEITDPSHPNSRLYDAVGGVDKNADSRNQAPQWRIERLADGYYRLVVPGNNRVLEVLGSSTSNGAEMDLWPYYSGNNQVWRIEPTEDGYYKLLAKHSNKALTARDSAAGTVQQWRYTGKENQMWKLKPAKSEEPTAQDMATSRPGVGANKMSIYPNPSNGVVQLRYQLPEEIPMGWVLYNQNGAPVRVSDYRRQPAGAHHQTLDFTGLPAGDYNLRMTVGTVTTREQLQLRNPKADPVPTAPLGSN from the coding sequence GTGACCGGTCTTTGGGCCGGCGCAACAACATTGGCTCCAGGTGCCACCACGCTTGGGTACGCCCCAGGCACCTCGTCGCTACTGCTGGTTTCATTACCTGTTCAGGGCGCGGGTACGGGCCTGACTGGCAGCTATTTTGCCAATGGTAGCCTGGCCGGCATGCCCCTGCAGCAGCGCCTCGACCCATCCATCAACTTCAACTGGGGCAAAGGTGCCCCCGGCCCCGACCTGTCCGACGACAACTTCTCCATCCGCTGGGAAGGCCTGCTGGCAGCCCCCTCGACGGGCAGCTACCGCTTCATCGGCAAAACCGTGGACGAGGTGCGCGTGTGGGTCAATGGCAAGAAGATCATCGACACCTTCAACGGCAGCAAAATCGGCGCTACCGGCAGTAGCGGCGTAGGCTTGGCTGCCGGCGAGAAAACCACGATTAAGATTGAGTTTGCCGCCGGCGAAGGCGATGCGCAGTTTCAGATGTTGTGGGCCCCGCCCGGCCAGGCGCCCCAGGTGATTCCGACCACTTATCTGTACCCGCAGGGCTCGTCTAACCTGCCCGACCCGGCCGGCACCGCCGTAGCTGCTGCCCCCGCGGCTCCCAAGCCCGCCCCCGCGCCAGCCAAGGTGGTGGCCAAAGCCAAGGTAGAGCCCAAGCCCCGCGAAGCCAAGCCCGCCGCCCCGGCCCCAGTGGAGCAACCCAAAGCCGAGGTGGCCAAAGCCGCCCCCGCCCCTAAGCCAGACCCGGCCATTGCCGCGGCTAAGGTCGCCGCCGCTAAAGCCGCCGCCGACAAAGCCAAAGCCGACAAAGCTGCGGCCAAGGCTGCCAAAGAAACGCCGCCCGCCGCTCCGGCCCTGGAGCCCGGCATTTACGTGCTGACCTCGCGTACCAGCGGCAAGGCCCTCGAAATTACGGATCCTTCCCACCCCAACAGCCGCCTCTACGACGCCGTGGGCGGGGTGGACAAAAACGCCGACAGCCGCAACCAGGCCCCGCAGTGGCGCATCGAGCGACTGGCCGACGGCTACTACCGCCTCGTGGTGCCCGGCAACAACCGGGTGCTGGAAGTGCTGGGTAGCTCTACCTCCAACGGGGCCGAAATGGACCTGTGGCCCTACTACAGCGGCAACAACCAGGTATGGCGCATCGAGCCCACCGAAGACGGCTACTACAAGCTGCTGGCCAAGCACAGCAATAAGGCCCTGACCGCCCGCGACTCGGCGGCGGGCACCGTGCAGCAGTGGCGCTACACGGGCAAGGAAAACCAGATGTGGAAGCTCAAGCCCGCCAAGTCGGAGGAACCTACGGCCCAGGATATGGCCACCAGCCGCCCTGGCGTAGGCGCCAACAAGATGAGCATCTACCCCAACCCCAGCAACGGCGTGGTGCAGCTGCGCTACCAGCTGCCCGAGGAAATTCCGATGGGCTGGGTGCTCTATAACCAGAACGGGGCTCCGGTCCGCGTATCCGACTACCGCCGGCAGCCCGCCGGGGCGCACCACCAAACCCTGGACTTCACCGGCCTGCCCGCCGGCGACTACAACCTGCGCATGACCGTGGGCACCGTCACGACCCGGGAGCAGCTGCAGCTGCGCAACCCCAAAGCCGACCCGGTGCCCACGGCGCCGCTGGGTAGCAACTAA
- a CDS encoding FG-GAP repeat protein, which yields MLSFLFALSLHTLAAPPELPQWARQHWQTAGLDKAYSRTTYVQPGFLVADFNGDGKQDVAVLVVKKQNHSRGIVILHQGTPQPYVLGTGSNLSKDMLQGDFEWATYWHLYRKPTTFEVTFDKSGDIAGDRTVRLRHPTIELGQEESGGGMIYWNGQKYIWLHQTC from the coding sequence ATGCTCAGCTTCCTTTTTGCACTTAGCCTCCACACTTTGGCAGCCCCGCCCGAGCTGCCGCAGTGGGCCCGGCAGCATTGGCAGACCGCCGGTTTGGACAAAGCTTATTCCCGCACAACCTACGTACAGCCGGGTTTTCTGGTCGCCGACTTCAATGGGGATGGCAAGCAGGATGTTGCCGTTTTGGTGGTGAAGAAGCAGAATCACAGCCGTGGCATCGTTATTCTGCACCAGGGTACGCCCCAGCCTTACGTGCTGGGTACCGGCTCCAACCTCAGCAAGGACATGCTGCAGGGAGATTTTGAGTGGGCTACCTATTGGCACCTCTACCGCAAGCCAACCACGTTTGAAGTTACGTTTGACAAGTCGGGCGACATTGCCGGGGACCGAACGGTACGCCTTCGTCACCCAACCATTGAGCTCGGGCAGGAAGAATCGGGGGGCGGAATGATCTACTGGAACGGGCAAAAGTATATCTGGCTGCATCAAACCTGCTGA
- the serA gene encoding phosphoglycerate dehydrogenase — protein sequence MPQLTTSLPYLIIDFDSTFTQVEGLDELADIALQGHPDRSTVVSQIRALTDQGMSGSLSFSESLKQRLALLPARREHLPLLVQQLKGKVSESIVRNRGFFERFPGRVYIVSSGFREFIEPVVADFGIQADHVLANTFTFDDTGRITGFDPENVLSRDGGKILQLRELDLEGDVYVLGDGYTDYQIREAGLANRFYAFTENVSREAVVARADEVLPSFDEFLYQNKLPMTLSYPKNRIKVLLLENPDARAAELFRAEGYQVDSVPGGLDEDELMARIEGVSILGIRSKTQVTPRVLERANRLIAIGAFCIGTNQIDLTEAMKRGVAVFNAPFSNTRSVVELALGEIIVLARRIPEKNPKMHQGEWDKSAKGSFEIRGKKLGIVGYGNIGSQLSVVAEAVGMQVLYYDVAEKLQLGNAVRCRTLQELLQQADIVTLHVDGRKDNTNLIGAAELALMKPGAILLNNARGHVVDVPALAAALRSGHLGGAAVDVFPYEPKTNDEGFESELRGLPNVLLTPHIGGSTAEAQRNIAEFVPERIMQYINTGNTQQSVNFPNIQLPTQQAHRLIHIHANVPGVLARINNVLAAHHVNILGQYLKTNEHIGYVITDINQEYDQEVIQALREVEHTIKFRVLY from the coding sequence ATGCCCCAACTGACCACCTCGCTGCCCTACCTCATCATCGACTTCGACAGCACCTTTACCCAAGTCGAGGGCCTCGATGAGCTGGCCGACATTGCCCTGCAGGGCCACCCCGACCGCTCAACAGTAGTAAGCCAAATCCGGGCCCTGACCGACCAGGGCATGAGCGGCAGCCTGAGCTTTTCGGAGTCGTTGAAGCAGCGGCTGGCCTTGCTGCCGGCCCGGCGTGAGCATTTGCCCCTTCTGGTGCAGCAGCTCAAGGGCAAAGTTTCGGAGAGCATCGTGCGCAACCGGGGCTTCTTCGAGCGGTTTCCCGGCCGGGTGTATATCGTCAGCAGCGGCTTCCGGGAGTTTATCGAGCCCGTCGTGGCCGACTTCGGCATTCAGGCCGACCACGTGCTGGCCAACACCTTCACCTTCGACGACACCGGCCGCATCACCGGCTTCGACCCCGAAAACGTGCTCAGCCGCGACGGGGGCAAGATTCTGCAGCTGCGGGAGCTCGACCTCGAAGGCGACGTGTACGTGCTCGGCGACGGCTACACCGACTACCAAATCCGGGAAGCCGGCCTGGCCAACCGCTTTTACGCCTTCACCGAAAACGTCAGCCGCGAAGCCGTGGTGGCCCGCGCCGACGAAGTTCTCCCCTCTTTCGACGAGTTTCTCTACCAGAACAAGCTACCCATGACCCTGAGCTACCCCAAAAACCGCATCAAGGTATTGCTGCTCGAAAACCCCGACGCCCGGGCCGCTGAGCTGTTCCGCGCCGAAGGCTACCAGGTGGATTCCGTGCCCGGCGGCCTCGATGAAGACGAGCTGATGGCGCGCATCGAGGGCGTGAGCATCCTCGGTATTCGGTCCAAAACCCAGGTCACGCCGCGGGTACTGGAGCGGGCCAACCGCCTGATTGCCATCGGCGCCTTCTGCATCGGCACCAACCAGATTGACCTGACCGAGGCCATGAAGCGCGGCGTGGCCGTGTTCAACGCGCCCTTTTCGAACACCCGCTCGGTGGTGGAGCTGGCCCTGGGCGAAATCATCGTGCTGGCCCGCCGCATTCCGGAGAAAAACCCCAAGATGCACCAGGGCGAGTGGGACAAGTCGGCCAAGGGCTCGTTTGAAATCCGGGGCAAGAAGCTCGGCATCGTCGGCTACGGCAACATTGGCTCCCAGCTTTCGGTGGTGGCCGAGGCAGTGGGCATGCAGGTGCTCTACTACGACGTGGCCGAGAAGCTGCAGCTGGGCAATGCCGTGCGCTGCCGCACCCTGCAGGAGCTCCTGCAGCAAGCCGACATCGTGACCCTGCACGTGGACGGGCGCAAGGACAACACTAACCTCATCGGCGCCGCCGAGCTGGCCCTGATGAAACCCGGCGCTATTTTGCTCAACAACGCCCGCGGCCACGTCGTGGACGTGCCCGCCCTGGCCGCGGCCCTGCGCAGCGGCCACCTCGGCGGCGCGGCCGTCGACGTGTTTCCCTACGAGCCCAAAACCAACGACGAAGGCTTCGAAAGTGAGCTGCGGGGCCTGCCCAACGTGCTGCTCACGCCCCACATCGGCGGCAGCACGGCCGAGGCCCAGCGCAACATTGCCGAGTTTGTGCCCGAGCGGATTATGCAGTACATCAACACCGGCAACACCCAGCAGAGCGTCAACTTCCCCAACATTCAGCTGCCCACCCAGCAGGCTCACCGCCTGATTCACATTCACGCCAACGTGCCCGGCGTGCTGGCCCGCATCAACAACGTGCTGGCTGCCCACCACGTCAACATCCTGGGGCAGTACCTGAAAACCAACGAGCATATCGGCTACGTCATTACCGACATCAACCAGGAGTACGACCAGGAGGTAATCCAGGCCCTGCGCGAAGTGGAGCACACGATTAAGTTCCGGGTGCTGTACTAG
- the gloA2 gene encoding SMU1112c/YaeR family gloxylase I-like metalloprotein, with amino-acid sequence MLPLLHVHHIALICTNYAASKHFYTAVLGLEVVREVYRAERQSYKLDLALRGHYILELFSFPAPPPRPTRPEAAGLRHLAFAVADLDATVAGLTQHGVAAEPIRTDEFTGRRFTFIQDPDGLPVEFYEQ; translated from the coding sequence ATGCTCCCGTTGCTCCACGTCCACCACATTGCTCTTATCTGCACCAACTACGCCGCGTCGAAGCATTTCTACACGGCGGTATTGGGCCTGGAAGTCGTCCGGGAAGTGTACCGGGCCGAGCGGCAGTCCTACAAGCTGGACCTGGCCCTGCGCGGCCACTACATCCTCGAGCTGTTTTCCTTTCCCGCGCCCCCACCCCGCCCCACCCGGCCCGAAGCGGCCGGCCTGCGCCACCTGGCCTTCGCCGTAGCCGACCTCGATGCCACCGTGGCCGGGCTTACCCAGCACGGGGTAGCGGCCGAGCCCATCCGCACCGACGAGTTTACCGGCCGGCGCTTCACCTTCATCCAGGACCCCGACGGACTGCCGGTGGAGTTTTATGAGCAGTAA
- a CDS encoding DUF421 domain-containing protein, which yields MLLATKIEPFDWQRLLLSDDAPPLFLLEVVLRCVLTYLMVIGALRVTGRRGVRQLSIFELSIILALGSAAGDAMLYHDTPLLYAAIVFAVVSGLYLLFNWLTEKFPKFSDWLEGKPVLLVEDGQICLAQFRQQNLTQKELFGELRQLQVEHLGQVRRAYIEATGIISTYFYADEDVKPGLPIWPERLTQLRQQAAAAGPHACATCGQVRELPRAGVARCPVCHDDQWIPACDAKRIS from the coding sequence ATGCTGCTCGCTACTAAGATTGAGCCCTTCGACTGGCAGCGGCTGCTGCTCTCCGACGATGCCCCGCCCCTGTTTCTGCTGGAAGTAGTGCTGCGCTGCGTGCTGACTTACTTAATGGTCATCGGGGCGCTGCGCGTTACGGGCCGGCGCGGGGTGCGGCAGCTGTCCATCTTCGAGCTGAGCATCATCCTGGCCCTGGGCTCAGCCGCCGGCGACGCCATGCTCTACCACGATACCCCCCTGCTCTACGCGGCCATCGTGTTTGCCGTCGTGTCGGGGCTGTATTTGCTCTTCAACTGGCTCACCGAGAAATTCCCGAAGTTCAGCGACTGGCTGGAAGGCAAACCGGTGCTGCTGGTCGAGGACGGGCAGATTTGCCTGGCGCAGTTTCGCCAGCAGAACCTCACCCAGAAGGAGCTGTTTGGGGAGCTGCGGCAGTTGCAGGTCGAGCACCTGGGCCAGGTACGCCGGGCGTATATCGAGGCCACGGGCATTATCAGCACCTATTTCTACGCCGATGAGGACGTGAAGCCCGGGCTGCCCATCTGGCCCGAGCGCCTCACTCAGCTCCGGCAGCAAGCCGCCGCGGCCGGCCCCCACGCCTGCGCCACCTGCGGACAGGTGCGGGAGCTGCCCCGGGCCGGCGTGGCCCGCTGCCCCGTATGCCACGACGACCAGTGGATTCCGGCCTGCGACGCCAAGCGCATATCGTAG
- a CDS encoding alpha/beta hydrolase encodes MTRKSNVFELILETVTLHGVVNEVEELTLHTNGGELPARLHPAAAGSAAVVWVGGAGGGLDGPAWGLYPRVAGQLRGHGMASLRIHYRHPNYLEECVADTLLAVQYLVQQRQYRRIALVGHSFGGAVVISAGALSPDVAAVVAMSSQTYGTDLAPQVSPRPLLLLHGTADEILPAACSETIYARARQPKELVLYPGCRHGLDECREQVDQALLRWLLTQLRRPENT; translated from the coding sequence ATGACGCGCAAAAGCAATGTATTCGAACTAATTCTGGAAACCGTGACCCTGCACGGCGTGGTAAACGAGGTAGAGGAACTCACCCTGCACACCAACGGGGGCGAGCTGCCGGCCCGGCTGCACCCGGCTGCCGCAGGCAGCGCCGCCGTGGTGTGGGTAGGCGGTGCGGGCGGCGGCCTCGACGGCCCGGCCTGGGGTTTGTATCCGCGGGTGGCGGGGCAGCTCCGCGGCCACGGTATGGCCTCCCTGCGGATTCATTACCGCCACCCCAACTACCTGGAAGAGTGCGTGGCCGATACCCTGCTGGCCGTGCAGTATCTGGTGCAGCAGCGGCAATACCGCCGCATTGCGCTGGTGGGGCATTCCTTCGGCGGGGCCGTCGTGATTTCGGCCGGGGCCCTGAGTCCGGACGTGGCAGCCGTGGTGGCCATGAGCAGCCAGACCTACGGCACCGACCTGGCCCCGCAGGTGAGCCCGAGGCCGCTGCTGCTGCTGCACGGCACCGCCGACGAAATCCTGCCCGCGGCCTGCTCCGAAACGATTTATGCCCGGGCCCGGCAGCCCAAGGAACTGGTGCTTTACCCCGGCTGCCGCCACGGCCTGGACGAATGCCGGGAGCAGGTCGACCAGGCGTTGCTCCGCTGGCTGCTAACCCAGCTGCGCCGCCCGGAAAATACTTAA
- a CDS encoding helix-turn-helix domain-containing protein, translating into MPLTFTPLAALLFAVIAQAGFAAGLLWFGRANRVPNRFLALLMLAIALWLLDGFFRVAGVYSQRPAWYFLPIYYSFAFGPLLYFYVQSLINHEFRFRPRQLGHFLPVLLQAALYCGLSLQPYSFRNWFWQHVHQPYTYRLEFLGTWVSLIIYLMLSLRRLQQYRRWLPEHFSETSQLRLQWLRGLLLALALVSLQWLVELVLREFFGLYYRYDYSTELLGIVVFVIGAVGLRQANMQAVQFVPEAAEEEALAETTPPASPGGALELAADPAAPTTLAAREPAVVDAAVQERIRRALEDEQLFRNPTLTLAELSAHTGLPPRLISFTVNQGFGQSFNDLVNGLRVAEVQRRLATTDDAARLTLLGIAFESGFNSKTTFNRIFKQFAGVAPSEYAAGRRE; encoded by the coding sequence ATGCCGCTCACCTTCACGCCCCTGGCCGCTTTGCTGTTTGCCGTTATTGCGCAGGCGGGCTTTGCGGCGGGCCTGCTCTGGTTTGGGCGGGCCAACCGAGTGCCCAACCGGTTTCTGGCCCTGCTCATGCTGGCCATTGCCCTGTGGCTGCTCGACGGGTTTTTCCGGGTGGCCGGCGTGTACTCCCAGCGGCCGGCGTGGTATTTTCTGCCGATTTACTACTCCTTCGCCTTTGGCCCGCTGCTGTATTTCTACGTGCAGAGCCTGATAAACCACGAATTTCGGTTTCGGCCGCGGCAGCTCGGGCATTTCCTGCCGGTGCTGCTGCAGGCCGCCCTGTACTGCGGACTCAGCCTGCAGCCTTACAGCTTCCGCAACTGGTTTTGGCAGCACGTGCACCAGCCCTACACCTACCGGCTGGAGTTTCTCGGTACTTGGGTTTCGCTGATTATCTACCTGATGCTGAGCTTGCGGCGGCTGCAACAGTACCGGCGCTGGTTGCCCGAACATTTTTCCGAAACCTCCCAGCTGCGGCTGCAGTGGCTGCGCGGCCTGCTGCTGGCCCTGGCCCTGGTAAGCCTGCAGTGGCTGGTGGAGCTGGTGCTGCGCGAGTTTTTCGGCCTGTACTACCGCTACGACTATTCCACCGAGCTGCTGGGCATCGTGGTGTTCGTAATCGGGGCCGTCGGGCTGCGGCAGGCCAATATGCAGGCTGTGCAGTTTGTGCCCGAAGCTGCCGAAGAGGAGGCGTTGGCCGAAACTACTCCGCCGGCCAGCCCGGGTGGCGCACTAGAACTGGCAGCCGACCCGGCGGCCCCCACGACCCTAGCCGCGCGGGAGCCGGCCGTGGTAGATGCGGCGGTGCAGGAGCGAATCCGGCGGGCCCTGGAAGACGAGCAGCTGTTCCGCAACCCCACCCTGACCCTGGCCGAGCTGTCGGCCCACACCGGGCTGCCGCCCCGGCTGATTTCGTTTACCGTCAACCAGGGCTTCGGCCAGTCCTTCAACGACCTCGTGAACGGGCTGCGGGTGGCCGAAGTGCAACGCCGCCTGGCTACCACCGACGATGCGGCCCGCCTCACGCTGTTGGGCATTGCCTTCGAGTCCGGGTTCAACTCCAAAACGACGTTTAACCGCATTTTCAAGCAGTTTGCCGGGGTTGCACCGAGCGAGTACGCCGCCGGCCGACGGGAGTAA
- a CDS encoding YceI family protein — MKTLFFFLLLFSCLAFRPAPVVYRVDTAASKLTWTGYAEVGSWAPSGTVQLRQGQLEYGGNTLRNGRFEIDMRTIAHPNPDLQNHLRGTDFFAVEQFPTAVFELREVVGTEAVGQLTVKGITRPLRFPVRITRAGGTLRVQGTASVDRTQFGVQFNSSSFFQNLGDHAIRNDFQLAFDMVAATGLAKQ; from the coding sequence ATGAAAACGCTGTTCTTTTTCCTGCTCCTGTTCTCTTGCCTGGCTTTCCGGCCGGCGCCCGTAGTGTACCGCGTGGATACCGCCGCCAGCAAGCTGACCTGGACCGGCTACGCCGAAGTGGGCAGCTGGGCGCCCTCGGGCACGGTGCAGCTGCGCCAGGGCCAACTGGAATACGGCGGCAACACCCTCCGCAACGGCCGTTTTGAAATAGATATGCGCACCATTGCCCACCCCAACCCGGACTTGCAAAACCACCTGCGCGGCACTGATTTCTTTGCCGTGGAGCAGTTTCCAACGGCCGTATTCGAGCTGCGCGAAGTAGTGGGCACTGAGGCCGTGGGTCAGCTCACGGTGAAGGGCATCACCCGGCCCCTGCGCTTCCCAGTACGTATCACGCGGGCGGGCGGCACGCTGCGGGTGCAGGGCACGGCCTCGGTGGACCGGACCCAGTTCGGGGTGCAGTTCAACTCCAGCTCCTTTTTCCAGAACCTGGGCGACCATGCCATCCGCAACGACTTCCAGCTCGCCTTCGATATGGTGGCGGCCACCGGGCTGGCAAAGCAGTAG
- a CDS encoding pirin family protein, which produces MRSIHKIHRAGYSPIADLITYSPLPSRTLDQVDPFLFLNHHGPQVYKPRNNGLPFGPHPHRGMETVTFILDGDIMHQDSGGHESVITAGGVQWMTAGRGLIHAEVSSQEFKQTGGPLEILQLWVNLPARLKMTEPRYIGLQKEDIPSLTLDEGKVTVNLISGAWEDQQAAFETLSDVTLNTIFFQPGGQLTIPVPAVHNILFYVIRGQITAGGQPIEALHLVEFNHDGDALHLQAGPAGGVLLFGHAQPFNEPVVAQGPFVMNTEEEIHQAYDDYRRGKFGQWKK; this is translated from the coding sequence ATGCGCTCCATCCACAAAATTCACCGGGCCGGGTATTCGCCCATTGCCGACCTGATTACCTACTCGCCGCTGCCCTCGCGCACCCTCGATCAGGTCGACCCGTTCCTGTTTCTGAATCACCACGGCCCGCAGGTGTACAAGCCCCGCAACAACGGCCTGCCCTTCGGCCCCCACCCGCACCGGGGCATGGAAACCGTCACCTTCATCCTCGACGGCGACATTATGCACCAGGACAGCGGCGGCCACGAAAGCGTGATTACCGCCGGCGGGGTGCAGTGGATGACGGCCGGCCGCGGCCTGATTCACGCCGAGGTGTCGTCCCAGGAGTTCAAGCAAACCGGCGGCCCGCTGGAAATTCTGCAGCTGTGGGTCAACCTGCCCGCCCGCCTCAAAATGACCGAGCCGCGCTACATCGGCCTGCAGAAAGAGGACATTCCCAGCCTCACCCTGGACGAAGGAAAAGTCACGGTCAACCTGATTTCCGGCGCCTGGGAAGACCAGCAGGCCGCCTTCGAAACCCTGTCGGACGTGACGCTGAACACGATTTTCTTCCAGCCCGGGGGCCAGCTCACCATCCCCGTGCCGGCCGTCCACAACATCCTCTTCTACGTCATCCGGGGCCAGATAACCGCCGGCGGCCAGCCCATTGAGGCCCTGCACCTGGTGGAGTTCAACCACGACGGCGACGCGCTTCACCTCCAGGCCGGCCCCGCCGGCGGCGTGCTGCTCTTCGGTCACGCCCAGCCCTTCAACGAGCCCGTGGTAGCCCAGGGCCCCTTCGTGATGAACACCGAAGAAGAAATCCACCAGGCCTACGACGACTACCGCCGCGGCAAATTCGGGCAGTGGAAGAAGTGA
- a CDS encoding alpha-amylase family glycosyl hydrolase: MLHRPFAALLGAGLLLAACSSPSADTTATTCADIPAKFAVRHPEWAQNASIYEVNIRQYTPEGTVKAFEAHLPRLQKMGVGILWLMPIQPIGQQNRKGQLGSPYSIRDYRAVNPDLGTMQDVQHLVAEAHKLGMHVILDWVANHTSWDSKLAREHPDWFTRDAQDRFRPPVADWQDVIDLDYGQPGLQRYMRESMAYWVREAGFDGFRCDVAGLVPTPFWEQTRAELAKIKPVFLLAEWDELFPPTFLKPGEFDPNTHLLEKAFDITYGLRLHDVLDSVARHQRPAYDLNAYLARERRMYPPSVYLMNFTSSHDINSWDGSEYERLGPNVQPMAVLAALLPGMPMVYSGQEAGLKKRLAFFDKDLINWANYPLENFYTKLLTLKKHHPALLNGDACSQFQPLPTPDSTDVYAFVRRKNGAAVLVAVNVASKPRQLSLPQPLEGNSRELFSGKVLRLSAGTKLPLPPHGYVVYEVNE, from the coding sequence ATGCTCCACCGTCCTTTTGCCGCTTTGCTCGGTGCCGGCCTGCTGCTGGCCGCCTGCTCCTCCCCTTCTGCCGACACCACAGCCACCACGTGCGCCGACATTCCGGCCAAGTTCGCGGTGCGACACCCGGAGTGGGCCCAGAACGCCAGCATCTACGAGGTCAATATCCGGCAGTACACGCCCGAGGGCACCGTTAAGGCCTTCGAAGCCCACTTGCCCCGCCTGCAGAAAATGGGCGTGGGAATTCTGTGGCTGATGCCGATTCAGCCCATCGGTCAACAAAACCGGAAGGGCCAGCTGGGCAGCCCCTACTCCATCCGCGACTACCGGGCCGTGAATCCCGACCTGGGCACCATGCAGGACGTGCAGCACCTGGTAGCCGAGGCCCACAAGCTGGGCATGCACGTCATTCTGGACTGGGTGGCCAACCATACCAGCTGGGACAGTAAGCTGGCCCGGGAGCACCCCGACTGGTTTACCAGGGACGCCCAAGACCGGTTTCGCCCGCCGGTGGCTGACTGGCAGGACGTCATCGACCTCGACTACGGCCAGCCCGGGCTGCAGCGCTACATGCGGGAAAGTATGGCCTACTGGGTGCGGGAAGCCGGTTTCGACGGATTCCGCTGCGACGTGGCCGGCCTGGTGCCCACCCCGTTCTGGGAGCAAACCCGGGCCGAGCTGGCGAAAATCAAGCCCGTATTTCTGCTGGCCGAGTGGGACGAGCTGTTTCCGCCGACCTTTCTGAAGCCCGGCGAGTTTGACCCCAACACCCACCTGCTGGAAAAAGCCTTCGACATTACCTACGGCCTGCGCCTGCACGACGTACTCGACAGCGTGGCCCGCCATCAGCGCCCGGCCTACGACCTGAACGCCTACCTGGCCCGGGAGCGGCGAATGTATCCGCCGAGCGTGTACCTAATGAACTTCACCAGCAGCCACGACATCAACAGCTGGGACGGCAGCGAGTATGAGCGCCTGGGCCCCAACGTGCAGCCCATGGCCGTACTGGCCGCCCTGCTGCCCGGCATGCCGATGGTGTACAGCGGCCAGGAAGCCGGCCTAAAAAAGCGCCTCGCCTTCTTCGATAAAGACCTCATCAACTGGGCCAACTACCCGCTGGAAAACTTCTACACCAAGCTGCTCACCCTCAAAAAGCACCACCCGGCCCTGCTCAATGGCGACGCCTGCAGCCAGTTCCAGCCCCTGCCCACCCCCGATTCTACCGATGTCTACGCCTTCGTGCGCCGCAAGAACGGAGCCGCCGTGCTGGTAGCCGTCAACGTGGCCAGCAAGCCCCGGCAGCTGAGTTTGCCGCAGCCCCTCGAAGGCAATTCCCGGGAGCTGTTCAGCGGCAAAGTGCTGCGCCTGTCCGCCGGCACCAAGCTCCCCCTCCCACCCCACGGCTACGTGGTGTATGAGGTGAATGAGTGA
- a CDS encoding DUF983 domain-containing protein — translation MPRIESSALAFLALRCPRCHEGSLFTSRALSTKFARMPEHCPVCGQAYEPEPGFYWGAMFVSYGFSVAIFAISGVLCYYVLGDPAVWVYVLTVAVASLLLMPLVFRYSRAIMLYLFGGVRYNPNATSRTPLNQPSAS, via the coding sequence ATGCCCCGCATTGAATCGTCCGCCCTGGCCTTTTTGGCGCTGCGCTGCCCGCGCTGCCACGAAGGGTCCTTGTTTACTAGCCGGGCCCTGAGCACCAAGTTTGCCCGGATGCCCGAGCACTGCCCCGTGTGCGGACAAGCCTACGAGCCCGAGCCGGGCTTTTATTGGGGCGCCATGTTCGTGAGCTACGGCTTTTCGGTGGCTATTTTTGCCATCAGCGGGGTGCTGTGCTATTACGTGCTCGGCGACCCGGCCGTGTGGGTCTACGTGCTGACGGTGGCCGTGGCCAGCCTCTTGCTCATGCCGCTGGTGTTCCGGTATTCGCGGGCCATTATGCTCTACCTGTTTGGCGGCGTGCGGTATAACCCGAACGCCACCTCCCGCACCCCGCTCAACCAACCGTCGGCTTCCTGA